The Halomonas sp. KG2 genome contains a region encoding:
- a CDS encoding alpha/beta hydrolase, translating to MNESTHVGTAAQPLSLANGRLAALSWGRSTAPTWVALHGWLDNAASFSRLAPLLVKALDIRIVAIDFRGHGHSAHAPAGSDYALWDYTHDVLDTMESLEIEKATLLAHSMGAAVACLVSAALPEKVDKLILLDGLGALNTPAEETASQLRKGLVAYRRPLSRPPRYPDVESAVAARVAGGVTPLDSITATPLVERNTQATADGHVQMRTDSRLLKPSLVRFTPQQVLALLAEIQAPVLLIEGERGILGERDWAEKARQAVPQLTRHVLAGGHHLHLEPQSVHRVASTISQQA from the coding sequence ATGAATGAATCGACTCACGTCGGTACCGCTGCGCAGCCGCTTTCCCTGGCGAATGGTCGGCTGGCGGCGCTTAGCTGGGGGCGTAGCACTGCGCCTACTTGGGTGGCACTGCATGGTTGGCTAGACAACGCGGCGAGCTTCAGCCGGCTGGCGCCGCTGTTGGTGAAAGCACTGGATATACGCATTGTAGCGATCGACTTCCGTGGTCACGGGCACTCAGCTCATGCGCCTGCAGGAAGCGACTATGCACTATGGGACTATACCCACGACGTGCTGGATACCATGGAATCATTAGAAATCGAAAAGGCGACGCTACTTGCCCACTCGATGGGGGCAGCCGTGGCTTGCCTAGTCTCAGCAGCGCTGCCTGAGAAGGTAGATAAGCTAATTCTGTTAGATGGCTTAGGAGCGCTAAACACACCCGCTGAAGAGACGGCCAGCCAACTACGCAAAGGGCTAGTGGCCTATAGGCGGCCGCTTTCCCGTCCTCCTCGTTATCCCGATGTTGAGAGTGCAGTTGCCGCGCGGGTAGCCGGAGGTGTCACGCCGCTGGACAGTATCACCGCCACGCCACTTGTCGAGCGCAACACCCAGGCCACTGCCGATGGGCATGTGCAAATGCGCACTGATAGCCGTTTATTAAAGCCTTCCTTGGTGCGTTTTACGCCCCAGCAAGTGTTGGCACTACTGGCGGAGATTCAAGCCCCGGTGCTATTGATAGAAGGGGAACGGGGCATTTTAGGCGAGCGGGACTGGGCAGAAAAAGCGCGCCAAGCGGTACCACAGTTAACGCGCCATGTACTAGCGGGTGGCCATCATCTGCATCTTGAGCCTCAATCGGTTCATCGCGTGGCCAGTACAATCAGTCAGCAAGCGTAG
- a CDS encoding patatin-like phospholipase family protein, with translation MKKKVAHVVKTPVASSCLNGGNKVALVLGSGGARGYAHIGVIEALEARGFEIISIAGCSMGALIAGIYAAGKLPEYREWVCNLDYLDVLKLVDVTWSPMGAMRANKVMSKLEELVGDMLIEDLPIPVTTVATDLIRQREVWFQNGPLLQAIRASIAVPGVITPVHVGGQVLVDGGLLNPLPIMPILATHEADFVVAVNVTAHSPQPITLAELLPSEDTSDSRTALERDRDANIGGWMDDVRATTRRLWDGLGGSNGEESDVDETVDLRGRREWGKLDMILESFDITQAALAKYKIAGYPPDVLIEIPKTVCSTYEFHRANELIRLGRHLADEALERRMPSIASDATE, from the coding sequence ATGAAGAAAAAAGTAGCGCATGTTGTTAAAACACCTGTGGCAAGCAGCTGCTTGAATGGCGGTAATAAGGTTGCGCTGGTATTAGGGAGCGGAGGGGCCAGGGGCTATGCCCATATCGGTGTTATCGAAGCATTGGAAGCGCGCGGCTTCGAGATAATTTCGATTGCCGGTTGCTCTATGGGCGCGCTAATTGCTGGTATTTATGCCGCTGGAAAGCTGCCTGAATACCGGGAGTGGGTGTGTAACCTGGACTATTTAGACGTGCTCAAACTGGTCGATGTGACCTGGAGCCCGATGGGCGCCATGCGAGCGAATAAGGTCATGAGCAAGCTAGAAGAGCTGGTCGGCGATATGCTGATCGAAGACCTGCCTATTCCGGTGACGACCGTCGCGACGGATCTGATTCGTCAACGTGAGGTGTGGTTTCAAAATGGCCCTTTACTCCAGGCAATCCGTGCCTCTATTGCCGTGCCGGGTGTCATTACCCCAGTACATGTGGGTGGCCAGGTACTCGTTGATGGCGGCTTGCTGAACCCACTGCCGATCATGCCGATATTAGCCACCCACGAAGCGGATTTTGTCGTGGCGGTTAACGTGACGGCGCACAGCCCACAACCGATCACCTTAGCAGAGTTGTTACCCAGCGAAGATACAAGTGACAGCCGCACCGCGTTAGAGCGCGACCGTGATGCTAATATTGGCGGTTGGATGGACGATGTGCGTGCCACCACGCGCCGCCTGTGGGATGGGCTGGGGGGCAGCAATGGCGAAGAGAGCGATGTTGATGAAACCGTTGACCTGCGTGGTCGGCGCGAATGGGGTAAGCTCGATATGATTCTAGAGTCGTTTGATATCACCCAGGCGGCGCTGGCGAAGTATAAAATCGCAGGCTATCCGCCGGATGTATTGATCGAGATTCCCAAAACTGTTTGCAGCACTTATGAGTTTCACCGCGCTAACGAATTAATTCGGCTGGGTCGGCATCTTGCTGATGAAGCGTTAGAGCGCCGCATGCCTAGCATTGCTTCGGATGCGACCGAGTGA
- a CDS encoding Smr/MutS family protein, giving the protein MTRHLPNDDDISVFRQALQAAGVRRIASNQADPGKPKRNDEAAQQARRQAAVESNTLQTSGRTTDGRVEAVRPSEYLEFSVPDLPWRTFSQLKRGQTAWQAGLDLHGYTLEEARIELESFLRDAAAQGMRCVLVVHGKAWGTTSDFPVLKSHTNAWLREWPGVLAFCSATDIDGGTGAVYILLRKRGQ; this is encoded by the coding sequence ATGACGCGACACCTGCCCAACGACGACGATATCAGTGTCTTTCGCCAAGCGCTGCAGGCAGCAGGCGTGCGCCGTATTGCCAGTAACCAAGCTGATCCCGGCAAGCCTAAGCGCAACGACGAAGCTGCCCAGCAAGCACGTCGACAAGCGGCGGTAGAGAGCAACACGCTGCAAACCAGCGGTCGCACGACCGACGGTCGAGTAGAGGCGGTACGCCCCTCAGAGTATCTGGAATTCAGCGTGCCCGACCTGCCCTGGCGCACCTTTAGCCAGTTAAAACGTGGCCAAACTGCGTGGCAAGCGGGGTTGGATTTACACGGTTATACCCTAGAAGAAGCGAGGATTGAGCTTGAAAGTTTTTTGCGCGACGCCGCTGCACAAGGCATGCGCTGCGTTCTAGTCGTGCATGGTAAGGCCTGGGGCACTACCTCCGACTTTCCGGTGCTTAAAAGCCATACCAATGCGTGGTTAAGAGAGTGGCCCGGTGTCTTGGCGTTCTGTTCCGCCACCGATATCGATGGCGGAACAGGCGCGGTGTATATTCTGCTGCGCAAGCGCGGGCAGTAG
- the prmB gene encoding 50S ribosomal protein L3 N(5)-glutamine methyltransferase — protein MTTHLNDETSHSMLSLPESALMSELFTLRDYLRWVSSEFYLAGLHYGHGTESPWDEAVALCLGALHLPWNVDPAVLDARLLPIERERIIRLARERVTTRRPLPYLLGEAFFAGFPFSVDERVLIPRSPIAELIEDGFAAWFPEEPPARVLDLCTGSGCIGIATALVLPTCEVALADISQDALAVARQNITRHDVGDRVRAVESDVFDGLEGQRFDLIVSNPPYVDARDLATMPAEFRHEPALALGAGNDGLDIVRRILREAHQHLTDEGWLIVEVGNSDRHVEAAFPEVPFIWLEFERGGQGVFALSAAELDAHAASFA, from the coding sequence GTGACCACGCATCTCAATGATGAGACCTCCCATTCAATGCTTTCGTTGCCGGAATCGGCATTGATGAGCGAGCTTTTTACACTGCGCGATTACTTACGCTGGGTGTCCAGCGAGTTTTATCTGGCGGGGCTGCACTATGGGCATGGCACGGAATCGCCCTGGGACGAAGCCGTTGCGCTTTGCTTAGGCGCACTGCATCTGCCATGGAACGTCGACCCAGCTGTGCTGGATGCCCGCTTGCTGCCAATAGAGCGCGAACGCATTATCCGGTTAGCGCGAGAGCGGGTGACGACTCGTCGCCCGCTGCCTTACTTACTGGGCGAAGCTTTTTTTGCAGGATTCCCGTTCAGCGTTGACGAACGCGTGTTAATTCCGCGCTCGCCCATTGCCGAGCTGATTGAAGACGGCTTTGCTGCATGGTTCCCGGAAGAGCCGCCTGCCCGAGTATTGGACTTATGTACCGGTTCTGGCTGTATCGGCATTGCCACTGCATTGGTATTGCCTACCTGCGAGGTGGCGTTGGCGGATATTAGCCAGGATGCCTTAGCGGTCGCTCGTCAAAACATTACGCGTCACGACGTTGGTGATCGCGTGCGGGCTGTCGAATCCGATGTGTTTGATGGCCTGGAAGGGCAGCGTTTTGACCTGATCGTGTCTAACCCACCTTATGTGGATGCGCGTGATCTGGCCACCATGCCTGCCGAGTTCCGCCATGAACCTGCTCTGGCGTTAGGCGCTGGTAACGACGGGTTGGATATTGTGCGACGCATTCTGCGTGAAGCACACCAGCACTTAACCGACGAGGGCTGGCTGATTGTTGAAGTTGGCAATTCCGACCGCCATGTGGAGGCTGCTTTCCCTGAAGTGCCCTTTATCTGGCTTGAATTCGAGCGTGGCGGCCAGGGTGTTTTTGCCTTGAGCGCCGCTGAACTCGACGCCCATGCGGCGTCTTTTGCGTGA
- the aroC gene encoding chorismate synthase, whose translation MSGNTFGKLFTVTTFGESHGPALGAIVDGCPPGIPISEADLQLDLDRRRPGSSRHTTQRKEPDQVRILSGVFEGKTTGTSIGLLIENTDQRSKDYSKIKDQFRPAHADYTYHHKYGHRDYRGGGRSSARETAMRVAAGAIAKQVLAAQGIQIRGYMSQLGPIKIEFKTWDAVGENAFFCPDSDKVAELEAYMDQLRRDQDSVGAEITVIADGVPVGLGEPVFDRLDADLAHGLMSINAVKGIEIGAGFGCIAQRGSEHRDEMTPEGFLSNHAGGVLGGISSGQPIVARLALKPTSSITTPGRSIDIHGQPVEVITKGRHDPCVGIRATPIAEAMMAITLLDHWLRHRGQNGDVSVDTPRLEQQ comes from the coding sequence ATGTCTGGCAATACCTTTGGCAAGCTATTTACCGTTACCACGTTTGGTGAGAGCCACGGCCCTGCTTTAGGCGCTATTGTTGATGGTTGCCCACCTGGCATACCGATCAGTGAAGCAGACTTGCAGCTTGATCTAGATCGCCGCCGTCCAGGTAGCTCTCGACACACCACTCAGCGTAAAGAGCCGGATCAGGTGCGGATTCTTTCTGGCGTGTTTGAAGGCAAAACCACGGGCACGTCGATTGGTTTATTGATCGAGAACACCGACCAGCGCTCCAAAGACTACTCTAAAATCAAAGATCAATTCCGTCCTGCCCACGCTGACTATACTTATCATCATAAGTATGGCCACCGCGATTATCGGGGCGGCGGTCGTTCTAGCGCGCGAGAAACAGCAATGCGTGTTGCTGCTGGCGCTATTGCCAAGCAGGTACTGGCCGCGCAAGGGATTCAGATTCGCGGTTATATGAGCCAGTTGGGGCCCATTAAAATCGAATTCAAAACCTGGGATGCGGTAGGCGAAAATGCCTTTTTCTGTCCTGACTCGGACAAAGTGGCCGAACTTGAAGCCTATATGGACCAGCTGCGCCGGGATCAAGATTCCGTAGGCGCTGAAATAACCGTGATTGCCGACGGTGTGCCGGTCGGGTTAGGCGAGCCAGTCTTCGACCGTTTAGATGCTGATCTGGCGCATGGTTTGATGAGCATCAATGCGGTAAAAGGGATAGAAATCGGCGCCGGATTTGGTTGCATTGCTCAGCGTGGCAGCGAGCACCGTGACGAGATGACGCCCGAAGGGTTTCTATCTAATCACGCGGGCGGGGTGTTGGGCGGAATCTCCAGTGGCCAACCGATCGTCGCGCGATTAGCGTTGAAGCCAACGTCAAGTATTACCACGCCTGGGCGATCAATTGATATACATGGTCAGCCAGTTGAGGTAATAACGAAAGGCCGCCATGACCCGTGTGTCGGTATCCGTGCGACGCCTATCGCTGAGGCGATGATGGCAATCACACTGCTAGATCATTGGCTACGTCATCGTGGACAAAATGGAGATGTTAGCGTTGACACGCCACGTTTAGAACAACAATAA
- a CDS encoding phasin family protein yields the protein MQDKMMDAFSTQTRQMFEPMRKMNSLMLNNMEKMTQYQLEAMKRYSQMGTERIRSATEIDDAESLRDFGTKQAEMMNELSQQMQEDARVMGEMSLQFKSEMEKLFSEAGQKMSEQATSATKSEQPAKATSQSSRKS from the coding sequence ATGCAAGATAAAATGATGGACGCCTTTAGTACCCAAACCCGCCAAATGTTTGAGCCAATGCGTAAGATGAACTCGCTGATGCTCAACAACATGGAAAAAATGACCCAGTATCAGCTGGAAGCAATGAAACGCTACAGCCAGATGGGCACCGAGCGCATTCGTAGCGCGACGGAAATTGACGATGCAGAGAGCCTGCGTGATTTTGGCACCAAACAAGCCGAAATGATGAACGAGCTTTCTCAGCAAATGCAGGAAGATGCCCGTGTCATGGGTGAGATGAGCTTGCAATTCAAATCCGAAATGGAAAAGCTGTTCAGCGAAGCTGGGCAGAAAATGAGCGAGCAAGCCACCTCTGCCACGAAAAGCGAACAGCCTGCGAAAGCGACTAGCCAGTCTTCACGTAAAAGCTAA
- the phaC gene encoding class I poly(R)-hydroxyalkanoic acid synthase: MLSGWKMPSQGVSQEELEAWKVQLSDVGEQYKGLLEDLLSRIAPSEAADSVYSDMRESFEAAAQSLMSNPNLLWQTQSRLMQDQWLLWQQGVRAMSGEQVTPLITPAKGDRRFKDEAWTQEPYYLAIMQQYLLFSQMVEELIEDLDGLDPTQKRNLAFYARQLVNAMSPTNFVSTNPEVMRCTLETRGQNLVDGLTRLREDLANSAEGINVRMTDRSAFGIGDNIAVTPGAVVYENELIQLIQYAPTTEKTFKTPLLIVPPWINKYYILDLREDNSLVKWMVDQGHSVFLISWRNPGPEQRDITWADYMQMGPISAMEAIEQACGEKSVNLLSYCVGGTLTASTVAYLTSTRRGRKVKSVTYMATLQDFRDPGDIGVFLNERVVEGIENTLAVKGYLDGRSMAYTFNLLRENDLFWSFYINNYLKGETPAAFDLLYWNTDGTNLAAGTHAWYLRHMYLENRLVEPGGIELDEVKIDLRKISAPCYFVSTKEDHIAKWNSTYYGALLPKGPVTFVLGGSGHIAGIVNPPHKNKYGYWTNDALPETHDAWQEGSTFNEGSWWPHWQAWVTENGYADPDPEKMVPARQPGEGGLNVIESAPGRYVKMTIPEVLGELPTTE; encoded by the coding sequence ATGCTGTCAGGGTGGAAAATGCCGTCTCAAGGTGTTTCTCAAGAAGAGCTTGAAGCATGGAAAGTGCAGCTAAGCGATGTCGGTGAACAGTACAAAGGCCTGCTTGAGGATTTACTGTCACGGATAGCCCCCAGCGAAGCTGCTGACTCCGTCTACAGTGATATGCGCGAAAGCTTTGAAGCCGCCGCGCAATCGCTCATGAGTAACCCTAACCTGTTGTGGCAAACCCAATCGCGCCTTATGCAAGATCAGTGGCTGCTTTGGCAACAGGGTGTGCGCGCTATGTCTGGTGAGCAGGTGACGCCATTGATCACACCTGCTAAAGGCGATCGCCGCTTTAAAGATGAAGCCTGGACGCAAGAGCCTTACTACTTGGCGATTATGCAGCAGTATCTGCTGTTTTCGCAGATGGTAGAGGAACTCATAGAAGACCTGGATGGCCTAGACCCAACGCAAAAGCGCAATCTGGCGTTTTATGCTCGGCAGTTGGTAAACGCCATGTCGCCGACTAACTTCGTGTCGACTAATCCCGAAGTGATGCGCTGTACGTTGGAAACTCGCGGGCAGAACTTGGTGGATGGTTTGACGCGTCTGCGAGAAGACCTGGCGAACTCAGCCGAAGGTATCAATGTACGCATGACCGATCGAAGTGCCTTTGGTATTGGCGATAACATTGCGGTTACCCCGGGTGCTGTAGTGTATGAAAATGAGCTGATTCAGCTGATTCAATACGCCCCCACTACGGAAAAAACCTTTAAAACGCCACTGCTGATCGTGCCCCCATGGATCAATAAGTATTACATTCTCGACCTGCGAGAAGACAATTCGCTGGTTAAGTGGATGGTGGATCAAGGGCATAGCGTATTTTTAATCTCCTGGCGTAACCCTGGACCAGAACAGCGTGACATCACCTGGGCTGATTACATGCAAATGGGCCCCATTAGCGCGATGGAGGCCATTGAGCAAGCCTGTGGCGAGAAGTCGGTCAACCTGTTGAGCTACTGTGTGGGCGGGACACTAACCGCTTCAACGGTCGCTTATCTGACAAGTACGCGGCGTGGTCGCAAGGTGAAGTCCGTTACCTACATGGCGACGTTGCAAGATTTCCGCGATCCCGGTGATATTGGCGTATTCCTTAACGAGCGCGTGGTTGAGGGAATCGAAAACACGCTAGCAGTGAAGGGGTATTTGGATGGCCGTTCAATGGCCTATACCTTTAATTTATTGCGTGAGAATGATCTCTTCTGGTCGTTCTACATCAATAATTATCTGAAAGGCGAAACGCCCGCAGCGTTTGACCTGTTGTATTGGAATACCGATGGCACAAACCTGGCAGCAGGTACGCATGCGTGGTATCTGCGCCATATGTACTTGGAAAATCGCTTGGTCGAGCCGGGTGGCATTGAGTTGGACGAGGTGAAGATTGACCTTCGTAAAATATCGGCCCCCTGCTATTTCGTATCGACGAAAGAAGATCACATCGCGAAGTGGAACAGTACGTATTATGGTGCGCTGTTGCCCAAAGGGCCGGTGACGTTTGTGTTGGGTGGTTCTGGCCATATTGCGGGCATTGTGAACCCTCCTCATAAGAATAAATACGGCTATTGGACCAACGATGCGCTGCCCGAAACGCATGATGCGTGGCAAGAAGGCTCGACCTTTAATGAAGGTTCCTGGTGGCCGCATTGGCAGGCCTGGGTAACGGAGAACGGCTATGCAGATCCTGATCCGGAAAAAATGGTGCCCGCGCGTCAGCCTGGAGAAGGTGGGCTAAATGTTATTGAAAGCGCTCCTGGTCGCTATGTGAAAATGACGATTCCCGAAGTGCTGGGCGAACTCCCTACCACGGAATGA
- a CDS encoding ABC transporter permease, whose translation MSAWQRCWQAWQVEIANIFADRAVLLVIVGGLLFYAVLYPLPYHKSVPGEQAVAVVNHDHTHLARQLIRMADAAPQIRVAAQPSSMAEAEALLANDEVHGLLIIPSGFERDVYLGRPTSLSFAGDASYFLIYGNVVEGLLTAATTLSVQTQIVGSLMKGENPAQIPGQIMPMRITTKPVFNPTSGYINYIVPAVFVLILHQTLLIAAGSVTIKDRARRRLGQTAPSLALALPLRLVTFMLIYLLFAMLYFGFFFQLYGVPHVAAPSELLVFSVLFFMSATLFAIWLGYLLPRPELPTVLVLLSSLPIVFTAGFAWPAESLPKWLDTLTLLIPVKPGIQGFLAINQMGAPLLSIGREVSVLVGLCVLYGGWLWWLAWQQRQPSPRQAHCSDIAERDE comes from the coding sequence TTACTGTTTTATGCCGTTCTTTACCCTCTTCCCTATCATAAGAGTGTGCCGGGAGAGCAAGCGGTGGCGGTGGTGAATCATGACCACACTCATCTAGCGCGGCAACTTATCCGCATGGCAGATGCGGCTCCCCAAATTAGAGTCGCCGCCCAGCCTTCCAGCATGGCGGAAGCAGAAGCCTTACTGGCCAATGATGAGGTTCATGGGCTCCTGATTATTCCGTCTGGCTTCGAGCGCGATGTTTATTTAGGCCGCCCTACCAGCCTGTCTTTCGCTGGGGACGCCAGTTACTTTCTAATTTACGGCAATGTTGTCGAGGGCTTGCTGACTGCCGCGACGACGCTCAGTGTACAAACACAAATTGTTGGTAGCTTAATGAAAGGGGAAAACCCTGCTCAGATTCCCGGTCAAATCATGCCTATGCGAATCACTACCAAACCCGTATTCAACCCCACCTCTGGCTACATCAATTACATTGTGCCTGCTGTCTTCGTATTAATTCTGCACCAGACGCTGCTAATTGCCGCGGGCAGCGTAACCATCAAAGATCGTGCACGCAGGCGCCTGGGGCAAACCGCGCCATCGCTTGCATTAGCACTGCCGCTTCGACTTGTCACTTTTATGCTTATCTACCTATTATTTGCCATGCTCTATTTTGGCTTTTTCTTTCAGCTTTATGGTGTCCCCCATGTTGCAGCACCTAGTGAATTACTGGTCTTCAGCGTGCTATTTTTCATGAGCGCCACGCTGTTCGCCATTTGGCTTGGCTACCTGCTTCCGCGACCAGAGCTTCCCACTGTCCTGGTGCTCCTCTCGTCACTACCGATCGTCTTCACCGCTGGGTTTGCTTGGCCCGCAGAGAGCTTGCCCAAGTGGTTAGATACCCTAACCCTGCTGATTCCTGTAAAACCTGGCATACAAGGTTTTTTGGCGATTAACCAAATGGGGGCTCCACTGCTCAGCATCGGGCGGGAAGTTAGCGTACTGGTTGGATTATGCGTTCTGTATGGCGGATGGCTTTGGTGGCTCGCTTGGCAGCAACGCCAGCCAAGCCCACGACAAGCTCATTGCAGTGACATTGCTGAAAGGGACGAATAA